In a genomic window of Methanobacterium sp.:
- the carB gene encoding carbamoyl-phosphate synthase large subunit: MPKNKTIKKVLIIGSGPIQIGQAAEFDYSGSQACKSLKELGYEIVLVNSNPATIMTDPEMADEIYIEPLTFEVVEKIIEKEKPDAILPTLGGQTALNLAVEMANKGILDKHNVELIGAKLDAINKAEDRELFKEACQKVGISVLKSEVAYTLEESINIAEKLGYPVVIRPAFTLGGTGGGIAFNLEELKKIASKGLEYSLTNQVLIEESIIGWKEYEYEVIRDLNDNVIIVCTIENMDPMGIHTGDSITVAPTQTLSDEEYQLLRDYSIKIIREIGVETGGSNIQFAINPENRRVVAIEMNPRVSRSSALASKATGYPIAKVAAKLAVGLTLDEIKNEITGTSAAFEPTIDYVVVKIPRWDFDKFLGVDNTLTTQMKSVGEVMAMGRTFEEAFLKALRSLDLHDIKYQFDERRLDHRNPKGGISRVYDIFEILKMKDIDEAHKITKIDPWFLNKMKNIVDLWDSISDNTDDPDTLLKLKKYGISDKTIASIWGKSEKEIRDLRKKQDITPKYKMVDTCGAEFEAKTPYYYSTYNDDKDEVESTDDINGAKKIIVLGSGPNRIGQGIEFDYSCVHTIKSLKEEGFETIMVNCNPETVSTDFDLADRLYFEPLYLEDVLNIIEKENPYGVIVQVGGQTPINLAVPLGSEGVRILGTSHESIDRAEDRGRFTEVLEKLEIPQAPYGTAKSFEDAKEIAKRIGFPVLVRPSYVLGGRAMEIVYDKTELEDYMSEAVRVSPKHPILVDKFLEDAVELDVDALCDGEDVFIGGIMEHIEEAGVHSGDSACVIPPQTITESVIDKIKEYTRKLALELNVVGLINIQYAVKTDGEPEVYILEANPRSSRTVPFVSKATGIPLAKIAAKLMIGYKLKSLGLNDEISIDHVAVKESVFPFIKLPGADAILGPEMKSTGESMGIDENFEVSYYKSQLSANMKLPTKGKIFISVKDADKNKISDICKKAQELGFELMATRGTARAVEGHVKIEKIKKISQGSPNIKEAILNGEVDLIINTPSGKQSTDDGYFIRRTAIELGIPYVTTLVGARAALNAIEKVKDGEIGVKSLNEYHNP, translated from the coding sequence GTGCCTAAAAATAAAACAATAAAAAAAGTTCTTATCATTGGATCAGGGCCAATTCAAATAGGCCAGGCTGCTGAATTTGATTATTCTGGCTCTCAAGCATGTAAATCATTAAAAGAATTAGGATATGAAATAGTTCTTGTAAATTCCAACCCTGCAACAATAATGACAGACCCGGAGATGGCAGATGAAATATATATCGAACCGCTTACTTTTGAGGTCGTTGAAAAGATTATTGAAAAAGAAAAGCCTGATGCAATACTCCCCACCCTTGGAGGACAAACTGCATTAAATCTGGCAGTTGAAATGGCAAATAAAGGGATTCTTGACAAACACAATGTTGAATTAATTGGCGCTAAATTAGATGCTATCAATAAAGCCGAGGATAGGGAGCTTTTTAAAGAAGCATGCCAAAAAGTTGGAATAAGTGTCTTAAAGAGTGAAGTTGCCTATACCCTGGAAGAATCCATAAACATTGCAGAAAAATTAGGGTACCCTGTGGTAATTAGGCCTGCATTTACATTAGGAGGAACTGGAGGCGGCATAGCCTTCAACCTTGAGGAGCTAAAAAAAATAGCTTCAAAAGGATTGGAGTACAGCCTTACAAACCAGGTATTGATAGAAGAAAGTATAATTGGCTGGAAGGAGTATGAATATGAGGTGATCAGGGATTTAAACGACAATGTAATTATAGTCTGCACTATTGAAAATATGGATCCTATGGGGATACATACAGGAGATAGTATTACAGTAGCCCCTACCCAAACACTCAGTGATGAAGAATACCAGCTATTAAGGGATTATTCTATAAAAATCATCAGGGAAATTGGAGTTGAAACCGGTGGGAGTAATATTCAGTTTGCAATTAACCCTGAAAATAGGAGAGTTGTGGCTATTGAAATGAACCCAAGGGTAAGCAGGAGTTCTGCACTTGCAAGTAAGGCAACTGGTTATCCTATTGCAAAGGTTGCAGCAAAACTGGCTGTTGGTTTAACTCTTGATGAAATTAAAAACGAAATAACAGGAACTTCTGCAGCATTTGAGCCTACAATAGATTATGTGGTTGTAAAGATTCCAAGATGGGATTTTGATAAATTTCTTGGCGTGGATAATACATTAACAACCCAGATGAAAAGTGTTGGGGAAGTTATGGCCATGGGCAGAACCTTTGAAGAAGCATTTTTAAAGGCACTTAGAAGCCTGGACCTTCATGATATCAAATACCAGTTCGATGAAAGAAGGTTAGATCATAGAAACCCAAAAGGAGGAATAAGCAGAGTATATGATATATTTGAGATTTTAAAAATGAAAGATATAGACGAAGCTCATAAAATAACTAAAATAGATCCCTGGTTTTTGAATAAAATGAAAAATATAGTGGATCTCTGGGACTCCATAAGTGATAATACTGATGATCCTGATACACTCCTAAAATTGAAAAAGTATGGAATATCTGATAAGACAATAGCCAGTATTTGGGGAAAATCTGAAAAAGAAATAAGAGATCTAAGGAAAAAGCAGGACATAACTCCAAAATATAAAATGGTAGATACATGCGGTGCAGAATTTGAAGCAAAAACACCGTACTACTATTCAACATATAATGATGATAAAGATGAAGTAGAGAGCACAGACGATATAAACGGTGCGAAAAAAATTATAGTGCTGGGCTCAGGGCCTAATAGAATAGGTCAGGGTATAGAATTTGATTATTCATGTGTCCATACAATAAAATCTCTAAAAGAAGAGGGTTTTGAAACCATAATGGTAAATTGCAACCCTGAAACAGTCAGTACTGATTTTGATTTGGCAGATAGGCTTTACTTTGAGCCGCTGTATCTTGAGGATGTATTAAATATAATTGAAAAAGAAAATCCCTACGGTGTTATAGTTCAGGTTGGAGGACAAACACCTATAAATCTTGCTGTGCCGCTTGGAAGTGAAGGTGTTAGAATACTGGGTACATCTCATGAGAGTATAGACCGTGCAGAGGATCGTGGGAGATTCACAGAGGTCTTAGAGAAGCTTGAAATACCCCAGGCACCATATGGCACTGCAAAATCTTTCGAAGATGCAAAGGAAATTGCAAAAAGAATCGGATTTCCTGTGCTTGTAAGACCCTCCTATGTTCTTGGTGGAAGAGCCATGGAGATTGTCTATGATAAGACTGAACTTGAAGATTATATGAGCGAAGCAGTGAGGGTTTCTCCAAAGCATCCCATACTTGTGGATAAATTCCTTGAAGATGCAGTTGAATTGGATGTTGATGCGCTCTGTGATGGGGAAGATGTATTCATTGGAGGAATAATGGAACATATAGAAGAGGCAGGAGTGCATTCTGGAGATTCTGCATGTGTTATACCACCACAAACAATTACTGAATCAGTTATAGATAAAATTAAAGAGTATACAAGAAAACTCGCCCTTGAACTCAACGTTGTGGGGTTAATTAATATCCAGTATGCTGTAAAAACCGATGGAGAGCCAGAAGTCTATATTTTAGAGGCAAATCCTCGTTCAAGTCGTACAGTGCCCTTTGTAAGTAAAGCTACTGGAATTCCTCTTGCAAAGATCGCAGCTAAACTGATGATAGGCTATAAACTTAAAAGTTTAGGGCTAAATGATGAAATTAGTATTGATCATGTGGCTGTTAAAGAGTCAGTATTTCCATTTATTAAACTTCCAGGGGCTGATGCAATATTAGGGCCAGAAATGAAGTCAACCGGAGAAAGTATGGGAATTGATGAAAATTTTGAAGTATCATACTACAAATCTCAGCTTTCAGCCAATATGAAGCTTCCAACAAAGGGGAAAATATTCATAAGCGTTAAGGATGCAGATAAAAATAAAATCAGTGATATCTGCAAAAAAGCTCAAGAACTTGGATTTGAACTTATGGCAACAAGAGGAACTGCAAGAGCGGTTGAAGGTCACGTAAAAATTGAAAAAATTAAGAAAATCAGTCAAGGCTCTCCGAATATAAAGGAAGCAAT